In Spirosoma aureum, a single genomic region encodes these proteins:
- a CDS encoding o-succinylbenzoate synthase yields MSLRADYLKYSLHFRFEAGTSRGILTEKTSYIIRLTDDEDPSVIGYGECGPLKGLSYDDRPDFEEQLSLNCQEFNDLDLQLFSWNVSIVLNQLISPQFPSILFGFETAMLDFLAGGRRIIHETEFTNGHRTLPINGLIWMGSPEFMRQQIDDKLRDGYTTLKLKIGAIDFEQECDLLAMIRERFTPEQITLRVDANGAFSPDDAMKKLERLASYGLHSIEQPIRAGQPDLMAELCRNSPLPIALDEELIGQMEYVHKFRLLKKIQPQFIILKPTLLGGLRHCDEWVEVAGRLNIGWWLTSALESNIGLNAIAQYTAQFKNLIPQGLGTGQLYFNNVDSPLAIEHGHLRYDPAQPWDFTQLANSSMQSR; encoded by the coding sequence ATGAGTCTCAGAGCCGACTACCTGAAATACAGCTTGCATTTTCGTTTCGAAGCGGGTACGTCGCGTGGTATTCTTACGGAAAAAACATCCTATATTATTCGGCTAACCGACGATGAAGATCCCTCGGTTATTGGTTATGGCGAGTGCGGTCCGCTAAAAGGGTTGAGCTACGATGACCGCCCGGATTTTGAGGAGCAGTTGTCCCTGAACTGCCAGGAATTTAACGACCTCGATCTGCAGTTGTTTAGCTGGAATGTCTCCATTGTTCTAAACCAACTGATCAGCCCTCAATTTCCTAGTATACTTTTTGGTTTTGAAACCGCCATGCTCGATTTTCTGGCTGGTGGCCGACGGATCATTCACGAAACCGAATTCACAAATGGGCATCGCACTCTGCCGATCAATGGGTTAATCTGGATGGGTAGCCCGGAATTCATGCGCCAGCAAATCGATGATAAATTGCGGGACGGTTACACCACACTCAAGTTAAAAATTGGCGCGATCGATTTCGAACAGGAATGTGACCTTCTGGCCATGATTCGGGAGCGATTTACACCCGAACAGATTACGCTGCGTGTTGATGCCAATGGCGCGTTCAGCCCCGACGACGCGATGAAAAAGCTTGAACGGCTAGCAAGCTATGGTTTGCATTCTATTGAACAGCCCATTCGGGCCGGCCAACCAGATCTCATGGCCGAACTCTGCCGTAATTCGCCCCTACCGATTGCCCTCGATGAAGAACTCATCGGCCAGATGGAGTATGTTCACAAATTTCGGTTGCTAAAAAAAATACAACCGCAGTTTATCATTCTTAAACCAACCTTGCTGGGTGGGCTGCGTCATTGCGACGAATGGGTCGAGGTGGCCGGTCGGCTTAATATTGGCTGGTGGCTAACATCGGCATTGGAATCGAATATTGGCCTGAATGCGATTGCTCAATATACGGCCCAGTTTAAAAACCTCATTCCGCAGGGTTTGGGAACCGGGCAACTTTACTTCAATAACGTCGACAGCCCCCTCGCAATTGAGCATGGTCACTTACGCTATGATCCTGCTCAACCCTGGGATTTCACTCAATTGGCCAACAGCAGCATGCAATCACGGTAA
- a CDS encoding GMC family oxidoreductase, translating into MDPFQIKKAPAQFDVVVVGSGAGGGMAAYTLAKAGAKVALLEAGGYFDPADPKYITQLKWPWESPRRGAGTTRAFGDFDAAWGGWQIDGEPYTTAKGTEFHWFRSRMLGGRTNHWGRISLRFAPDDFRRKSMTGVGEDWPIGYDDLKPFYDRVDRLIGVFGSVENMPSEPDGIFLPPPKPRLHELMIRKGARSIGIPVIPSRLSILTKQINEERGQCFYCSQCGRACQAYADFSSSSVLVKPALKTGNVTLINGAMVREVLTDTATGLATGVSYVDTLSLQEKTIMAKSVVLAASAGETARLLLNSKSSRFPQGLANTSGVVGKYINDSTGASRSAFVPALMDRKRYNEDGVGGMHVFTPWWLDNKKLDFPRGYHIEYWGGMGMPAYGFGWGVEAMNGMIPGRDGKMKPGGGYGASLKDDYRRFYGAYVGMAGRGEPVPLESNYCEIDPNVVDKYGIPVLRFNYKWSDYEVKQAKHMQDTFEEIIHSMGGIALGNKPGPENSYGLEAPGKIIHEVGTARMGNDPKNSVLNKYQQAHDVKNLFVVDAAPFPSQGDKNVTWTILASSMRTSEYLIDQVKKKNI; encoded by the coding sequence ATGGACCCCTTTCAGATTAAGAAGGCCCCGGCACAATTCGATGTAGTCGTTGTCGGCTCTGGCGCTGGGGGCGGTATGGCCGCCTACACACTTGCTAAAGCCGGTGCTAAAGTCGCGTTGCTGGAGGCCGGTGGCTATTTCGATCCCGCTGATCCTAAGTATATTACGCAATTGAAATGGCCCTGGGAGTCGCCCCGTCGTGGTGCTGGAACGACGCGTGCATTTGGCGATTTTGATGCCGCATGGGGTGGTTGGCAGATCGATGGTGAACCCTATACGACTGCAAAGGGAACTGAATTCCACTGGTTCCGGTCGCGGATGCTTGGTGGGCGTACGAACCACTGGGGGCGTATTTCACTCCGGTTTGCACCTGATGATTTCCGGCGTAAAAGCATGACCGGCGTTGGTGAAGACTGGCCAATTGGCTACGATGATCTCAAACCATTCTACGACCGCGTAGACCGCCTTATTGGTGTTTTTGGCTCGGTCGAAAACATGCCGTCTGAACCCGATGGTATTTTCCTGCCCCCGCCTAAACCGCGTTTGCACGAGCTGATGATTCGGAAGGGAGCACGAAGTATTGGTATTCCGGTCATTCCGTCTCGTTTGTCCATTCTTACCAAACAGATTAACGAAGAGCGAGGCCAATGTTTTTATTGTAGCCAGTGTGGGCGGGCCTGTCAGGCTTATGCCGATTTCTCGTCGTCGTCGGTACTGGTAAAACCAGCGCTGAAAACCGGCAATGTTACCCTGATCAACGGGGCTATGGTTCGCGAAGTGCTTACCGACACCGCAACGGGGCTCGCAACGGGCGTTAGTTACGTGGATACGCTGTCGTTGCAGGAAAAAACAATCATGGCGAAATCGGTCGTGCTGGCTGCCAGCGCGGGCGAAACAGCCCGCTTGTTGCTTAACTCGAAATCAAGCCGTTTCCCGCAGGGGCTGGCCAATACGAGCGGTGTTGTAGGGAAGTATATCAACGATTCGACCGGTGCCAGCCGATCGGCGTTTGTGCCCGCGCTGATGGACCGTAAACGCTACAACGAAGATGGCGTTGGCGGCATGCACGTTTTCACGCCCTGGTGGCTCGATAACAAAAAACTTGATTTCCCGCGTGGTTACCACATCGAATACTGGGGTGGCATGGGTATGCCCGCTTACGGATTCGGCTGGGGTGTTGAAGCGATGAATGGAATGATTCCTGGCCGCGATGGTAAAATGAAACCCGGCGGTGGCTATGGTGCCAGCCTGAAAGACGATTACCGTCGTTTCTATGGTGCGTATGTTGGTATGGCAGGCCGGGGTGAACCAGTCCCGCTTGAGAGTAACTACTGCGAAATCGATCCGAACGTTGTCGATAAGTACGGTATTCCGGTGCTTCGATTCAACTATAAGTGGTCAGATTATGAGGTGAAGCAGGCCAAACACATGCAGGATACCTTCGAAGAAATTATTCATTCGATGGGTGGTATTGCCCTTGGTAATAAACCCGGTCCAGAGAACAGTTATGGACTGGAAGCACCCGGCAAGATCATTCACGAAGTTGGTACTGCCCGCATGGGTAATGATCCAAAAAATTCGGTTTTGAACAAATATCAGCAGGCTCACGATGTGAAGAACCTATTCGTAGTCGATGCTGCGCCATTCCCGTCACAGGGCGATAAAAACGTAACCTGGACGATTCTGGCCAGTTCAATGCGTACATCGGAATACTTAATTGATCAGGTAAAGAAGAAGAATATTTAA
- a CDS encoding serine hydrolase domain-containing protein: protein MLKRIYTIFFLVVSPLVCSQAQQNVASIDSLLQAYYNRQELNGTILIAQHGKEILSRSYGMADVDKQHPLTSLTQFQIASVSKQFTAYAIMHLKATGKLQYDDNVQTYLPTFPYPNITIRHLLTHTSGLPDFWTQIRPKLDTSKSNGNAEMLAYLAEHKLPLQAPPGTKWIYCDIGFDLLATIIERLSGMTYQAFLRKYLFEPASMNDTEALLVTDIRRIKAKNLATGYLRRNNTLKPAHLEPDQNFVFYLGDFYGDGSVISTTGDLKKWDDALSNYKLLPKAIQDEAFRPARTPEGQLIEFRSGTTYGFGWFLRQHPVLGQQIMHSGGQPGFQTWFARFPDKQLCVVICMNVESKKLDEMTKGILSYLR from the coding sequence ATGCTAAAACGCATTTACACTATCTTTTTTCTTGTGGTTTCCCCACTGGTTTGCAGTCAGGCTCAACAGAATGTAGCCTCAATTGACTCACTGCTACAGGCTTATTACAATCGACAGGAGCTTAATGGTACCATTCTGATTGCTCAACATGGAAAAGAGATCCTTTCCAGAAGCTATGGCATGGCAGATGTTGATAAACAGCACCCGCTTACCAGTTTGACACAATTTCAAATTGCATCGGTGTCAAAACAGTTTACGGCTTATGCCATTATGCACTTAAAAGCAACTGGAAAGCTCCAGTACGATGATAACGTTCAGACCTATCTGCCCACCTTTCCGTATCCGAACATTACAATCCGTCATTTGCTCACCCACACGTCAGGGCTGCCTGACTTCTGGACGCAGATCAGGCCGAAGCTGGATACCTCAAAATCGAACGGAAACGCAGAAATGCTGGCTTATTTAGCTGAACATAAGCTGCCGCTTCAGGCACCTCCTGGCACAAAATGGATTTATTGCGACATCGGATTCGATTTACTGGCAACTATCATCGAACGACTATCCGGGATGACTTATCAGGCGTTTTTGCGCAAATACCTGTTCGAACCAGCATCCATGAACGATACAGAGGCCCTGCTGGTCACGGATATTCGACGCATAAAGGCAAAGAATCTGGCAACCGGCTATCTGCGCCGAAACAACACCCTCAAGCCAGCACACCTCGAGCCTGACCAGAATTTTGTATTCTACCTCGGCGATTTTTACGGCGACGGGTCGGTCATTTCAACTACTGGTGATCTGAAAAAGTGGGATGATGCCCTGAGCAATTATAAACTCCTGCCCAAAGCGATTCAGGATGAAGCCTTTCGGCCCGCCCGTACTCCTGAGGGGCAATTGATTGAGTTCAGGTCCGGCACAACCTATGGCTTTGGCTGGTTTTTACGGCAGCATCCGGTTCTGGGCCAGCAGATTATGCATTCAGGTGGGCAACCGGGATTTCAAACCTGGTTTGCCCGATTCCCGGATAAACAATTGTGCGTCGTCATCTGCATGAACGTAGAAAGCAAAAAACTGGATGAGATGACAAAAGGAATTCTGTCCTATCTGCGGTAA
- a CDS encoding AlbA family DNA-binding domain-containing protein, producing MTRNNLDDLITQGENTRLEFKRSISSANRIARTLAAFANTSGGTLLIGVADNGKIVGVPSEFREVHKIEDATDQFVEPALTVSYETLTPDGRIVLVVHVAESTEKPHYAVDESGQRTIYVRAKDKSVPTNKLIITKEKADVHELVKSPMTRTLIQYLRKNEYVTPERFAKLINISDYRAGKMLRLLAVQGLLLMIDKPRPVRYALKLAE from the coding sequence ATGACTCGAAACAACCTCGACGATCTGATTACACAGGGTGAAAACACTCGTTTAGAATTTAAACGCTCGATCTCATCGGCAAACCGTATTGCCAGAACACTGGCTGCTTTTGCCAATACGTCGGGTGGTACCTTATTGATAGGCGTTGCCGATAATGGGAAAATTGTCGGTGTCCCCTCCGAGTTTCGGGAAGTCCATAAAATTGAAGATGCGACGGATCAGTTCGTCGAACCGGCTTTAACGGTTAGTTACGAAACGTTAACGCCCGATGGTCGGATCGTACTGGTCGTTCATGTGGCTGAGAGTACAGAAAAGCCCCATTATGCTGTCGACGAATCGGGGCAGCGAACCATATATGTCAGGGCAAAAGATAAGTCGGTTCCTACCAACAAGCTGATTATTACGAAGGAAAAGGCCGATGTCCATGAATTAGTGAAATCGCCTATGACGCGGACATTAATTCAATACCTTCGGAAAAATGAGTATGTTACTCCTGAACGGTTTGCCAAACTAATTAACATCTCGGATTATCGGGCGGGTAAAATGTTACGCCTGTTAGCTGTTCAGGGATTGTTGCTTATGATTGATAAACCACGACCGGTGCGTTATGCATTGAAGCTCGCCGAATAA
- the lpxK gene encoding tetraacyldisaccharide 4'-kinase: MVTLILLLPFSRIYGLITDIRNWLYDRKLYSSYESSSCVIAVGNLTVGGTGKTPMIEYLIKRHLTPGSILLPEVATLSRGYGRRTKGFRVATDLDTAETIGDEPLQLYRKFKHRARIFVGERRAEAIRQILETYPETKHILLDDAFQHRAVRPNLNLMLTDYSRLFYNDHPFPAGRLRERRHGAQRADAVIVTKCPDSLSATEQAAIGANIRSYIREDTPLFFARLQYGQPMSFADNKPVSSLSSVILVSGLANAVPLEDYVQQTFSMKKHHRYADHYAYTRTDLDQLFDTLSPDDSLLTTEKDWVKIDALLTADERLELPMYYLPVEMAFLPGYEAEFEALLDGFLLKNT; encoded by the coding sequence TTGGTCACTCTTATACTACTCCTGCCATTTAGCCGAATCTATGGGTTAATTACCGATATCCGTAATTGGTTGTATGATAGGAAATTATATTCAAGTTATGAATCCAGTTCCTGTGTAATCGCGGTTGGGAACCTTACCGTTGGCGGTACAGGAAAAACTCCCATGATTGAATATTTGATTAAACGGCATCTGACCCCAGGCTCAATTTTACTCCCTGAGGTGGCCACTTTGAGCCGAGGTTACGGTCGGCGCACAAAAGGCTTTCGGGTAGCTACTGATCTCGATACGGCCGAAACCATCGGCGATGAGCCGTTACAGTTATACCGAAAATTCAAACACCGGGCACGGATTTTCGTTGGCGAACGGAGGGCTGAAGCAATCCGGCAGATTCTGGAAACATATCCTGAAACGAAACATATCCTGCTGGACGATGCCTTTCAGCACCGGGCGGTTCGGCCAAATCTGAATCTGATGCTAACCGATTATAGCAGGCTTTTTTACAACGATCATCCTTTTCCGGCGGGCCGTTTGCGTGAGCGACGGCATGGGGCGCAGCGGGCCGATGCGGTCATTGTAACCAAGTGCCCTGATTCATTGTCCGCAACCGAGCAAGCGGCTATTGGGGCAAATATTCGTTCGTATATTCGTGAAGATACGCCCCTGTTTTTTGCCAGATTGCAGTATGGGCAGCCCATGTCATTTGCCGACAATAAACCGGTAAGCAGTCTTTCATCGGTGATCTTGGTATCGGGTCTGGCCAATGCTGTTCCGCTGGAGGACTATGTTCAGCAAACGTTCTCGATGAAGAAACATCATCGCTATGCCGATCATTATGCCTATACCCGTACCGATCTCGATCAGTTGTTCGATACGCTAAGTCCGGATGATTCGTTACTGACAACAGAAAAAGACTGGGTAAAGATTGATGCCCTGCTCACAGCCGACGAGCGACTTGAGCTTCCGATGTATTATCTACCGGTCGAAATGGCATTCTTGCCTGGCTATGAAGCCGAATTTGAAGCACTGCTCGATGGTTTTCTCCTTAAAAATACTTAA
- the hemF gene encoding oxygen-dependent coproporphyrinogen oxidase: MTSEQFITKDTITAFFADLQDRICQSLEVADGTGQFRTDAWERPGGGGGRSRTIVDGAVIEKGGVGFSAVHGEATEATLRSLNLTEPAEFYATGVSIVLHPRNPMVPIIHMNVRYFEMSSGQSWFGGGIDLTPHYVVEEDARWFHKNLKMVCDRHDETYYPKFKTWADDYFYIPHRQETRGIGGIFFDYLKPVDAAHKADLFAFVQDVGNAFAPIYTHFMHQNRDLSFGDREKQWQLLRRGRYVEFNLVWDRGTKFGLETNGRTESILMSMPPQANWTYDFRPESGSREEDTLNWLRKGVDWA, encoded by the coding sequence ATGACGTCGGAACAATTTATTACGAAAGATACGATTACCGCTTTTTTTGCCGACCTGCAGGACCGGATTTGCCAGTCGCTGGAGGTAGCCGATGGTACAGGCCAGTTTCGGACCGATGCCTGGGAGCGGCCGGGTGGGGGCGGAGGGCGCTCGCGAACGATAGTAGACGGGGCCGTCATTGAAAAAGGAGGTGTTGGCTTTTCGGCAGTCCATGGTGAGGCAACCGAAGCCACATTGCGTTCACTGAACCTGACCGAACCAGCCGAGTTTTATGCTACAGGCGTTTCAATTGTACTCCACCCACGCAATCCGATGGTGCCGATCATTCACATGAATGTCCGGTATTTTGAGATGAGTAGCGGACAAAGCTGGTTTGGCGGAGGCATCGACCTGACTCCTCATTATGTTGTTGAAGAAGATGCGCGCTGGTTTCATAAAAACCTGAAAATGGTGTGTGATCGGCATGATGAGACTTATTACCCCAAATTTAAAACCTGGGCTGACGATTACTTTTATATTCCGCATCGGCAGGAAACGCGAGGAATCGGGGGTATTTTCTTCGATTACCTAAAGCCAGTCGATGCTGCACATAAAGCAGATCTCTTTGCATTCGTACAGGATGTCGGAAATGCGTTTGCACCTATCTACACGCACTTCATGCACCAGAATCGCGATCTATCATTTGGCGATCGCGAAAAGCAATGGCAGTTGCTGCGTCGTGGACGTTATGTGGAGTTCAATCTGGTCTGGGACCGGGGTACTAAATTTGGCCTTGAAACCAATGGTCGTACGGAGTCTATCTTGATGAGTATGCCGCCCCAGGCGAACTGGACCTATGATTTTCGTCCGGAATCCGGTAGTCGCGAAGAAGATACGCTGAACTGGTTGCGGAAAGGTGTGGACTGGGCCTGA
- a CDS encoding gluconate 2-dehydrogenase subunit 3 family protein — translation MKRRDTLKAFSLAGFGLAVSPVEAAVPAPPDVKPLKIPGGRQKFEAERDAKLNAEKFFTPHELQTVTVLSDIIIPADERSGSASQAGVPAFIEFMMKDQPSNQTPMRGGIRWLDNTCVKRYGKQFVLCTKAQQIDMIEQIAYPKLAKPDMTQGASFFSMMRNMTATGFFTSQMGVKDIGYVGNVPNQWDGVPADVLKQYNLAYEERELTQGK, via the coding sequence ATGAAACGCAGAGACACCCTTAAAGCCTTTTCCCTTGCCGGCTTCGGTCTGGCAGTTTCGCCAGTAGAAGCAGCCGTGCCAGCACCGCCTGACGTTAAACCGCTCAAAATTCCGGGCGGACGGCAGAAGTTCGAAGCTGAGCGCGATGCCAAACTGAATGCCGAAAAGTTTTTTACACCCCACGAATTGCAAACCGTTACGGTGCTGTCGGATATCATTATCCCTGCCGATGAACGGTCGGGTAGTGCGTCGCAGGCGGGTGTTCCCGCTTTCATCGAGTTCATGATGAAAGACCAGCCCAGTAACCAGACGCCAATGCGGGGTGGTATTCGCTGGCTCGACAATACCTGCGTCAAACGCTACGGTAAACAGTTTGTGCTGTGTACGAAAGCGCAGCAGATCGATATGATTGAGCAGATCGCTTACCCCAAACTGGCTAAGCCCGACATGACCCAGGGCGCATCGTTTTTTTCGATGATGCGGAACATGACGGCAACGGGCTTTTTTACCAGCCAGATGGGCGTTAAAGACATCGGTTATGTTGGCAACGTTCCGAACCAATGGGACGGCGTACCGGCAGATGTTTTGAAGCAATACAACCTGGCCTACGAAGAGCGTGAGCTAACGCAGGGGAAATAG
- a CDS encoding putative porin: protein MNRSVLFLFFFISLMFTVRAQQFPGTTQQLPGGFGQSNRPGSTSSASFGGIDDTTKVIYGPKSTRYMLEEDIFNNRKKLYTMDTTMDNVHQFLYVQRSQNQFQDLGNLGTPMKDVFVSVPQQLGAQTGYSVFSPYAYQTMQVKYFDTKSPFTDMYLALGGHNQNILRFDFSQNITPRWNVGFNLQRFTSQKQFGTSGANDPTKLLAQNWGFLGHTNYRSKNDKYTLLLHFINMHHTISEQGGVLPGTNLDGTRNIYAYTGDAILTGGALNLPDPQGSDIRNDWHIYHQYVLDQGFQVYHRLDYNRHKNYFQDDTLAINKTFYPAILGDTSRIEQDARFRLLENQFGLKGVYKRGQSAFNYRAYLRSRVYGQYTRYNTARTNYNEYETRRVETFLGGWLGYYFPDSLSQVTAEAEYQVGGGYRLQGQFESKYLTAGYSSIFANPTLLQERFQSHIFFWRNNFSLRGYNHAYGKLNLRYKKLQLQPGLDYYLLSNYVYFDTAAVARQLNGSFSVLRTGLGYRFEIGKFLASGQAYYTVQSRRDALRTPPFFMNARFQYELLYAKVLYIQVGIDLHYKSPYYADAYMPVTQQFYIQNTKQVEGYVLADVFANLRVNRTRLFVKFSHVNQGVFQPGYFVAPDFLPMRRSFAFGVDWYLFD from the coding sequence ATGAATCGAAGCGTACTTTTTCTTTTCTTTTTTATAAGCCTGATGTTTACCGTTCGGGCGCAGCAGTTTCCGGGGACAACGCAGCAGCTACCGGGTGGTTTTGGCCAGTCAAACCGCCCAGGCAGTACCTCCAGTGCTAGTTTTGGTGGTATCGATGATACGACGAAGGTCATTTATGGGCCCAAGTCGACCCGTTACATGCTGGAAGAGGATATTTTTAATAACCGAAAGAAACTCTACACCATGGATACGACCATGGATAATGTTCATCAGTTTCTGTATGTTCAGCGAAGCCAGAACCAATTTCAGGATTTAGGCAATCTGGGTACACCCATGAAGGATGTGTTTGTATCGGTGCCCCAGCAGTTAGGTGCCCAGACAGGCTATTCGGTTTTTTCGCCGTATGCCTATCAAACGATGCAGGTGAAATATTTCGACACCAAGTCGCCGTTTACGGATATGTATCTAGCACTTGGCGGACATAATCAGAACATCCTTCGGTTTGATTTCTCCCAGAATATAACGCCCCGCTGGAATGTAGGCTTTAATTTGCAACGCTTTACGTCCCAGAAGCAATTTGGTACCAGTGGCGCGAATGATCCAACTAAATTGCTGGCGCAAAACTGGGGATTTCTGGGCCATACGAACTACCGATCGAAAAATGACAAATACACCCTGCTGCTGCATTTCATAAATATGCACCATACTATTTCCGAGCAGGGGGGCGTATTGCCAGGTACTAATCTCGACGGAACGAGAAATATTTATGCTTACACCGGTGATGCAATATTGACGGGTGGCGCTTTAAACCTGCCGGACCCGCAAGGCAGCGACATTCGGAATGACTGGCATATTTACCATCAGTACGTGCTGGACCAGGGGTTTCAGGTGTATCATCGACTCGATTATAACCGGCATAAAAACTATTTTCAGGACGATACACTGGCGATTAACAAAACTTTTTACCCCGCTATTCTGGGCGATACATCGCGTATCGAACAGGATGCCCGCTTCCGGTTACTCGAAAACCAGTTTGGGCTAAAGGGAGTCTATAAACGGGGCCAGTCGGCGTTTAACTACCGGGCTTATCTCCGAAGCCGGGTATATGGTCAGTATACACGCTATAATACCGCACGAACCAATTATAACGAATACGAAACCCGCCGGGTCGAAACGTTTCTGGGCGGATGGTTAGGCTATTATTTCCCCGACAGTTTATCGCAGGTAACGGCTGAGGCTGAGTACCAGGTTGGGGGTGGGTATCGGCTACAGGGCCAGTTTGAGAGCAAGTACCTAACGGCTGGCTACTCGTCTATTTTTGCCAATCCGACGCTGTTGCAGGAGCGTTTTCAGAGCCATATTTTCTTCTGGCGTAATAACTTCAGCCTGCGAGGTTATAACCACGCGTATGGGAAGCTTAATCTTCGGTATAAGAAATTACAGTTGCAACCGGGGCTGGATTATTATTTGCTCAGTAATTACGTCTATTTCGACACGGCCGCTGTAGCCCGGCAGTTAAATGGATCATTCAGCGTACTGCGAACGGGGCTGGGTTATCGCTTTGAAATTGGTAAGTTCCTGGCATCCGGGCAGGCGTATTATACGGTTCAGTCAAGGCGCGATGCCTTGCGGACACCACCGTTTTTTATGAATGCCCGCTTTCAGTATGAGTTGCTGTATGCCAAAGTACTCTACATCCAGGTAGGGATTGATCTGCATTACAAGTCGCCCTATTATGCCGATGCCTACATGCCTGTCACTCAGCAATTTTATATTCAGAATACAAAGCAGGTAGAGGGATATGTGCTGGCTGATGTCTTCGCCAACCTGCGTGTCAACCGAACCCGGTTGTTTGTTAAGTTTTCTCATGTCAATCAGGGGGTGTTTCAGCCGGGTTATTTTGTTGCTCCTGATTTTCTCCCCATGCGCCGGAGTTTTGCTTTCGGCGTCGATTGGTATTTGTTTGATTAA
- a CDS encoding helix-turn-helix domain-containing protein, which yields MDQQSNQLELYARPAAGVRSAIRHIYSFWSGIEQPVERVLLPNFQASIIFNFGRPHTMQVGSNQNSSFTLNRVAIIGPIKQAIRFQSEAGADMLSVNFSFDGFYRFFNLPVQELNGHVIHPDDLLVKKCFNLLWEQLMEAADHQDRVAIVGKFADPYLKTGDNSLNHVADLITLCQKQLHLNPVKLMANEQRISERTAQLRFQKYVGFSPKEFARFVRFQRVLNELQTTSRLQPDWYDFVERNGYYDQSHLIHDFAHFVGQSPTHLLHELGNERLYCAPYALP from the coding sequence ATGGATCAGCAGAGCAATCAACTTGAACTGTATGCCCGACCAGCCGCTGGTGTACGGTCGGCAATTCGGCACATCTATTCATTCTGGTCGGGAATCGAGCAGCCGGTAGAGCGCGTTTTGCTGCCGAATTTTCAGGCTAGTATTATCTTTAATTTCGGGCGGCCTCATACAATGCAGGTCGGTTCAAATCAGAATTCGTCGTTTACCCTGAATCGGGTTGCTATCATAGGGCCCATAAAACAGGCAATACGCTTCCAGAGCGAAGCAGGGGCAGATATGCTGTCTGTCAATTTTTCTTTTGATGGATTCTATCGGTTTTTTAACCTGCCCGTTCAGGAGCTTAACGGTCACGTGATCCATCCCGACGATCTATTGGTTAAAAAATGCTTCAACTTACTTTGGGAGCAATTGATGGAGGCCGCTGATCATCAGGATCGGGTAGCAATTGTCGGCAAATTTGCCGACCCCTATCTGAAGACTGGGGATAATTCCCTGAACCATGTGGCTGATCTCATCACCTTGTGTCAGAAGCAACTGCACCTGAATCCAGTCAAACTGATGGCTAACGAGCAACGGATTTCGGAGCGGACGGCGCAGCTTCGATTTCAGAAATACGTTGGATTCTCACCGAAAGAGTTTGCGCGCTTTGTGCGTTTTCAGCGGGTACTAAACGAACTTCAGACAACTTCCCGGCTTCAACCCGACTGGTATGATTTTGTTGAACGAAATGGCTATTATGACCAAAGCCACCTGATTCATGATTTTGCGCATTTTGTTGGACAATCACCTACGCACCTCCTTCATGAGTTGGGCAATGAGCGGTTGTATTGTGCCCCCTATGCGTTACCGTGA
- a CDS encoding VOC family protein, which produces MKQHIAHLALVVNDYDEAIDFYTNKLHFDLLEDTILSETKRWVRVAPKGSSECCLLLAKADGEDQRSRVGNQTGGRVFLFLYTDDFWRDYETMQKAGIKFVRPPVEHPYGTVAVFEDLYGNLWDLLEPRK; this is translated from the coding sequence ATGAAACAACACATTGCCCATCTTGCTCTCGTTGTCAATGACTATGACGAAGCGATTGATTTTTACACGAATAAACTCCATTTCGACCTGCTGGAGGATACCATTTTAAGTGAAACAAAACGATGGGTTCGGGTAGCCCCCAAAGGTTCGTCGGAATGTTGCTTATTACTCGCCAAAGCAGACGGTGAAGATCAACGAAGCCGGGTGGGGAATCAGACGGGTGGGCGTGTCTTTCTCTTTTTGTACACTGATGATTTCTGGCGCGATTATGAGACCATGCAGAAGGCAGGCATCAAATTCGTTCGGCCACCTGTTGAGCACCCTTATGGCACAGTCGCCGTTTTTGAAGATCTATATGGCAACTTATGGGATTTGCTTGAGCCTAGAAAGTAG